In Caproiciproducens sp. NJN-50, the following are encoded in one genomic region:
- a CDS encoding VOC family protein — protein MSLSFHLTSLYVCVKDMERAIRFYEILLGQKVTKKDPVYSVFDINGFRYGLFANEKRNEQHSWGNSCLPSLEVTDMDLALKRLEELHCPIVFAPTVIGKNQVLEFLDSEGNQVELTCPFN, from the coding sequence ATGAGTTTGTCATTTCATCTGACATCCCTTTATGTTTGCGTAAAAGATATGGAACGGGCGATCCGTTTTTATGAAATCCTGTTGGGGCAAAAGGTGACGAAAAAAGATCCGGTTTACAGTGTGTTTGACATCAACGGCTTCCGGTATGGATTATTTGCCAACGAAAAAAGGAACGAACAGCACAGTTGGGGAAACAGCTGTCTGCCCAGTCTGGAGGTAACCGACATGGATTTGGCTTTGAAAAGGCTGGAAGAGCTGCATTGCCCGATTGTCTTTGCACCGACGGTCATCGGAAAAAATCAAGTTCTGGAATTTCTGGACAGCGAGGGGAATCAGGTTGAGCTCACTTGTCCGTTTAACTAA
- a CDS encoding DUF6323 family protein: MEFQLSSFLRPSALDDARTAENLLTLNEETQEFGLELSREDALALAETRRIALQASGRVEFGTPVLEKIIRAFSRSRYLYQYDYAPALHELLEAFFLLKNETEDRFSDDNLVDFLFDCFESRYRGSLEMFQGPELEQLRRLLLFGAEEEKDDWDGEDKDE; encoded by the coding sequence TTGGAGTTTCAGCTTTCCTCTTTTTTGAGGCCTTCGGCGCTGGACGATGCCCGGACGGCGGAAAATCTGCTCACATTAAATGAGGAAACGCAGGAATTCGGGCTTGAATTGTCGCGGGAGGACGCGCTGGCGCTGGCGGAAACGAGGCGAATCGCGCTGCAAGCGAGCGGGCGCGTGGAATTCGGTACCCCCGTGCTGGAAAAGATCATCCGGGCGTTCAGCCGGTCCCGCTATTTATACCAATACGATTATGCCCCGGCGCTGCACGAACTGCTCGAAGCGTTTTTTCTGCTGAAGAATGAGACCGAAGACCGCTTTTCGGACGATAACCTGGTGGATTTTCTGTTCGACTGCTTTGAATCCCGCTACCGTGGCTCGCTGGAGATGTTCCAGGGACCGGAGCTGGAACAGCTGCGCAGGCTCCTGCTGTTCGGCGCGGAAGAGGAGAAAGACGATTGGGACGGGGAGGACAAAGATGAATGA
- a CDS encoding DUF6179 domain-containing protein: protein MNESFLARAGLSAEESERFRAGLLWALADQLSRYTAGQSSSVPEEAAENVLESMLYCVSVELSFRPDPAAALRAVLPDELFRCGCERVKGMVSDLKVLYREVLKTRIPTELIVYNATLDGAVPGFFKSYDPEYAAHENGALTGFPDYPLLCGDKSRGGVLYMSHYLEELLRENRFCARYKKNYIRAVLTLHGQKHRLDYREMIVNIPELLLEREHAPKPYRLPEEQESVTD, encoded by the coding sequence ATGAATGAATCCTTTCTGGCCCGCGCGGGATTGAGCGCGGAGGAATCGGAACGATTTCGCGCCGGCCTGCTCTGGGCGCTGGCGGATCAGCTAAGCCGCTATACCGCCGGACAGAGCAGTTCCGTTCCGGAGGAAGCGGCCGAAAATGTCCTTGAATCCATGCTGTACTGCGTTTCCGTCGAGCTTTCCTTCCGGCCCGACCCAGCCGCCGCGCTGCGGGCTGTCCTCCCGGACGAGCTGTTCCGCTGCGGCTGCGAACGGGTCAAAGGCATGGTGTCCGACCTGAAGGTTTTGTACCGGGAAGTGCTGAAAACCAGAATTCCCACGGAACTGATCGTTTACAACGCCACGCTGGACGGGGCAGTCCCCGGATTTTTTAAAAGCTATGACCCGGAGTACGCGGCGCATGAAAACGGCGCGCTGACCGGATTCCCGGACTATCCCCTGCTTTGCGGCGACAAAAGCCGCGGCGGCGTCCTGTACATGAGCCATTACCTGGAAGAATTGCTGCGCGAGAACCGATTCTGCGCGCGGTACAAGAAAAATTACATCCGGGCCGTCCTGACGCTGCACGGGCAAAAACATCGGCTGGATTACCGTGAAATGATCGTCAATATCCCGGAGCTTCTTCTGGAGCGGGAACACGCCCCGAAGCCGTACCGGCTGCCGGAGGAGCAGGAATCCGTTACGGATTGA
- a CDS encoding DUF2975 domain-containing protein, with amino-acid sequence MAAVRIVQAIIALSVALSLLTAVLPGTFFAPRMDRTGGFWIITFSNVFTNVVFLAVLFLMGRFLQTLKDKSPFVRENVKKLKLASGLLIAVEPVQFIFQSVSNAVRPAANGQKEVLITSFGGIIFVLGLVVFCLSLVFEYGIELQKQSDETL; translated from the coding sequence TTGGCTGCGGTAAGAATCGTGCAGGCAATCATTGCCCTGTCCGTCGCCCTTTCCCTTCTCACTGCTGTTCTGCCCGGCACGTTCTTTGCTCCTCGGATGGACAGAACAGGCGGCTTCTGGATTATCACTTTCTCAAATGTGTTTACGAACGTTGTTTTCCTTGCCGTTTTGTTTTTAATGGGCCGGTTTTTACAGACCCTGAAAGACAAATCCCCTTTTGTGAGGGAGAACGTCAAAAAGCTGAAGCTCGCGTCCGGTTTGCTGATTGCGGTGGAACCGGTCCAATTCATTTTTCAATCGGTTTCCAACGCCGTTCGTCCGGCGGCCAACGGGCAGAAAGAGGTTTTGATTACGTCCTTCGGCGGAATCATTTTTGTTCTGGGCCTGGTCGTGTTTTGCCTCTCGCTTGTTTTTGAATACGGAATCGAGCTTCAAAAGCAATCCGACGAAACTTTGTGA